Proteins found in one Bacillus subtilis subsp. subtilis str. 168 genomic segment:
- the tpeL gene encoding ABC transporter (ATP-binding protein); efflux of cationic peptides (Evidence 1a: Function from experimental evidences in the studied strain; PubMedId: 15289557, 15870467, 17600057, 21078927, 28472044; Product type t : transporter) gives MANMLEVKHINKTYKGQVSYQALKQISFSIEEGEFTAVMGPSGSGKTTLLNIISTIDRPDSGDILINGENPHRLKRTKLAHFRRKQLGFVFQDFNLLDTLTIGENIMLPLTLEKEAPSVMEEKLHGIAAKLGIENLLNKRTFEVSGGQRQRAAIARAVIHKPSLILADEPTGNLDSKATKDVMETLQSLNRDDHVTALMVTHDPVSASYCRRVIFIKDGELFNEIYRGENRQVFYEQILDVLSMLGGNANDLSSVRL, from the coding sequence ATGGCGAATATGCTTGAAGTCAAACATATAAATAAAACCTATAAAGGACAAGTGTCCTATCAGGCCTTAAAGCAAATTTCATTTTCAATAGAAGAAGGCGAGTTCACGGCGGTGATGGGGCCGTCCGGGTCCGGAAAAACAACGCTTTTGAATATCATTTCAACGATTGACCGTCCAGATTCAGGCGATATCCTGATTAACGGAGAAAACCCGCATCGCCTGAAGCGGACAAAGCTCGCTCATTTCCGCCGCAAGCAGCTCGGATTTGTGTTTCAGGATTTCAACCTTCTGGATACGCTGACGATCGGTGAAAATATCATGCTGCCGTTAACGCTTGAAAAAGAAGCGCCGTCTGTAATGGAAGAAAAACTGCACGGCATCGCGGCAAAGCTCGGTATCGAAAACCTGCTTAACAAGCGGACGTTTGAAGTATCCGGAGGCCAGCGCCAGCGGGCCGCCATCGCAAGAGCGGTCATTCATAAGCCGTCACTCATTCTGGCCGATGAACCAACTGGAAACCTTGATTCCAAAGCGACAAAAGACGTCATGGAAACGTTGCAGAGCCTGAATCGGGATGATCATGTCACGGCTTTGATGGTGACCCACGATCCGGTTTCGGCAAGCTACTGCCGCCGCGTCATCTTTATAAAAGACGGCGAACTGTTTAATGAGATTTACCGCGGGGAAAACCGCCAAGTATTTTATGAACAAATTCTCGATGTGCTGTCTATGCTGGGGGGAAACGCAAATGACCTTTCTTCAGTTCGCTTATAA
- the tpeK gene encoding two-component sensor histidine kinase [YxdJ] (Evidence 1a: Function from experimental evidences in the studied strain; PubMedId: 11717295, 15289557, 15870467, 21283517, 25875741; Product type e: enzyme) yields MKLFLRSHAVLILLFLLQGLFVFFYYWFAGLHSFSHLFYILGVQLLILAGYLAYRWYKDRGVYHWLSSGQEGTDIPYLGSSVFCSELYEKQMELIRLQHQKLHETEAKLDARVTYMNQWVHQVKTPLSVINLIIQEEDEPVFEQIKKEVRQIEFGLETLLYSSRLDLFERDFKIEAVSLSELLQSVIQSYKRFFIQYRVYPKMNVCDDHQIYTDAKWLKFAIGQVVTNAVKYSAGKSDRLELNVFCDEDRTVLEVKDYGVGIPSQDIKRVFDPYYTGENGRRFQESTGIGLHLVKEITDKLNHTVDISSSPGEGTSVRFSFLTKM; encoded by the coding sequence ATGAAGCTGTTTCTCCGGTCTCATGCAGTGCTGATTCTGCTTTTTCTCCTTCAAGGGCTGTTTGTCTTCTTTTATTACTGGTTTGCGGGTCTTCATTCTTTTTCTCACTTGTTTTACATATTGGGCGTGCAGCTTCTTATTTTGGCGGGCTATCTTGCCTATCGCTGGTACAAAGACCGCGGCGTGTATCATTGGCTCAGCTCGGGGCAGGAAGGGACGGATATCCCGTATCTCGGTTCTTCAGTGTTCTGTTCAGAGCTGTATGAAAAGCAGATGGAGCTGATCCGGCTGCAGCACCAGAAGCTCCATGAGACCGAAGCCAAGCTTGACGCGCGGGTGACGTATATGAATCAATGGGTGCACCAAGTAAAGACGCCGCTGTCGGTCATTAATTTAATCATTCAAGAAGAGGATGAGCCCGTTTTTGAACAAATCAAAAAAGAAGTCCGGCAGATTGAATTCGGGCTGGAGACGCTTCTTTATTCTTCAAGGCTCGACCTGTTTGAACGGGATTTTAAAATCGAAGCGGTTTCCCTGTCCGAGCTTCTCCAATCAGTTATTCAAAGCTATAAACGATTTTTTATTCAATATCGCGTTTATCCGAAAATGAACGTTTGCGATGATCATCAGATTTACACCGATGCCAAATGGCTCAAATTTGCGATTGGCCAAGTGGTCACAAATGCGGTCAAGTATTCAGCGGGCAAGAGTGACAGACTTGAGCTGAATGTCTTCTGCGATGAAGACAGGACGGTGCTTGAAGTCAAAGATTACGGTGTCGGGATTCCCTCACAAGACATCAAGCGGGTGTTTGACCCTTATTACACGGGTGAAAACGGGCGGCGTTTCCAAGAATCTACGGGAATCGGCCTCCATCTCGTCAAAGAAATTACAGATAAGCTCAATCATACGGTGGACATCAGCTCGTCTCCCGGTGAAGGGACATCAGTTCGATTTTCATTTCTTACAAAAATGTAA
- the tpeJ gene encoding two-component response regulator [TpeK(YxdK)] (Evidence 1a: Function from experimental evidences in the studied strain; PubMedId: 11717295, 15289557, 15870467, 21283517, 25875741; Product type r: regulator) has protein sequence MNKIMIVEDSEDIRGLLQNYLEKYGYQTVVAADFTAVLDVFLREKPDVVLLDINLPAYDGYYWCRQIRQHSTSPIIFISARSGEMDQVMAIENGGDDYIEKPFSYDIVLAKIKSQIRRAYGEYAAKQGEKVVEYAGVQLFVERFELRFQDEKSELSKKESKLLEVLLERGEKVTSRDRLMEKTWDTDIFIDDNTLNVYITRLRKKLRELNAPVSIEAVRGEGYQLRAQS, from the coding sequence TTGAATAAAATCATGATTGTGGAAGACAGTGAAGACATTCGCGGACTATTGCAGAATTACCTTGAAAAATACGGATATCAAACAGTGGTCGCCGCGGATTTTACAGCTGTTCTTGATGTCTTTTTGCGGGAAAAGCCCGATGTGGTGCTGCTTGATATCAATTTGCCGGCATATGACGGATATTATTGGTGCCGGCAGATCCGCCAGCACTCCACAAGCCCGATCATCTTTATTTCTGCCAGAAGCGGGGAAATGGATCAGGTGATGGCGATTGAAAATGGGGGAGACGATTATATCGAAAAACCGTTTTCTTATGATATTGTGCTTGCGAAAATCAAAAGCCAGATCCGGAGGGCGTACGGGGAGTACGCCGCAAAGCAGGGAGAGAAAGTGGTTGAATATGCCGGCGTTCAGCTCTTTGTGGAACGGTTTGAACTGCGTTTTCAGGATGAAAAAAGTGAGCTTTCTAAAAAAGAAAGCAAGCTTTTGGAAGTGCTGCTTGAGCGGGGAGAAAAGGTGACGAGTCGGGACCGTCTCATGGAAAAGACGTGGGACACCGACATATTCATCGATGATAATACACTTAACGTGTATATCACGCGGCTCAGAAAAAAACTGCGGGAGCTGAATGCGCCTGTTTCTATTGAAGCGGTGCGGGGCGAAGGCTACCAGCTGAGGGCGCAGTCATGA
- the iolJ gene encoding 2-deoxy-5-keto-D-gluconic acid 6-phosphate aldolase (Evidence 1a: Function from experimental evidences in the studied strain; PubMedId: 9226270, 10658656, 11325924, 18310071; Product type e: enzyme), with amino-acid sequence MAFVSMKELLEDAKREQYAIGQFNINGLQWTKAILQAAQKEQSPVIAAASDRLVDYLGGFKTIAAMVGALIEDMAITVPVVLHLDHGSSAERCRQAIDAGFSSVMIDGSHQPIDENIAMTKEVTDYAAKHGVSVEAEVGTVGGMEDGLVGGVRYADITECERIVKETNIDALAAALGSVHGKYQGEPNLGFKEMEAISRMTDIPLVLHGASGIPQDQIKKAITLGHAKININTECMVAWTDETRRMFQENSDLYEPRGYLTPGIEAVEETVRSKMREFGSAGKAAKQQVG; translated from the coding sequence ATGGCTTTTGTATCGATGAAAGAGCTTCTTGAAGATGCAAAGCGGGAGCAATATGCAATTGGCCAGTTTAATATCAACGGCCTGCAATGGACGAAGGCGATTTTGCAGGCGGCGCAAAAGGAGCAATCACCGGTCATCGCCGCGGCTTCCGATCGCCTGGTCGACTATTTAGGCGGATTTAAAACGATTGCCGCCATGGTCGGCGCGTTAATAGAGGACATGGCGATTACCGTTCCGGTCGTGCTTCATCTCGATCACGGCAGCAGTGCGGAACGCTGCAGACAGGCCATTGATGCCGGATTCAGCTCAGTGATGATTGACGGCTCCCATCAGCCGATTGACGAGAATATCGCGATGACAAAAGAAGTCACCGATTATGCCGCAAAACACGGCGTGTCAGTAGAAGCCGAAGTCGGCACGGTCGGCGGAATGGAAGACGGACTGGTCGGCGGGGTCCGCTATGCGGATATCACGGAATGTGAGCGGATCGTTAAAGAAACCAATATCGACGCGCTGGCCGCCGCCCTCGGCTCTGTACACGGCAAATATCAGGGTGAGCCGAATCTCGGATTTAAGGAAATGGAGGCTATCTCCCGCATGACTGATATTCCCCTCGTTCTTCACGGGGCATCCGGGATTCCGCAGGATCAGATCAAAAAAGCCATCACGCTCGGCCACGCGAAGATCAATATCAATACGGAATGTATGGTAGCGTGGACAGACGAAACACGCCGCATGTTTCAGGAAAACAGCGATCTGTACGAACCGCGCGGCTATTTGACACCCGGCATTGAAGCCGTGGAAGAGACAGTGCGAAGCAAAATGAGAGAGTTCGGATCAGCCGGTAAAGCAGCTAAGCAGCAGGTCGGCTAA
- the iolI gene encoding inosose isomerase (Evidence 1a: Function from experimental evidences in the studied strain; PubMedId: 9887260, 11566986, 12112707, 17619021, 16461681, 18310071, 22720735; Product type e: enzyme), translating into MKLCFNEATTLENSNLKLDLELCEKHGYDYIEIRTMDKLPEYLKDHSLDDLAEYFQTHHIKPLALNALVFFNNRDEKGHNEIITEFKGMMETCKTLGVKYVVAVPLVTEQKIVKEEIKKSSVDVLTELSDIAEPYGVKIALEFVGHPQCTVNTFEQAYEIVNTVNRDNVGLVLDSFHFHAMGSNIESLKQADGKKIFIYHIDDTEDFPIGFLTDEDRVWPGQGAIDLDAHLSALKEIGFSDVVSVELFRPEYYKLTAEEAIQTAKKTTVDVVSKYFSM; encoded by the coding sequence ATGAAACTTTGTTTTAATGAAGCGACAACATTGGAAAACTCAAACCTTAAACTGGATTTAGAACTATGCGAAAAGCATGGCTATGATTATATTGAAATCCGTACTATGGATAAGCTGCCGGAGTACTTAAAAGATCATTCATTGGATGACCTTGCGGAATATTTTCAAACCCACCACATCAAACCGCTTGCCTTAAACGCACTCGTTTTCTTCAACAACCGTGATGAAAAGGGTCACAACGAGATCATCACTGAATTTAAAGGCATGATGGAAACATGCAAAACCCTCGGTGTGAAATATGTGGTGGCCGTTCCGCTTGTGACAGAGCAGAAGATTGTAAAAGAAGAGATCAAAAAGAGCAGTGTAGACGTGCTGACTGAGCTGTCAGATATCGCGGAGCCGTACGGCGTAAAAATCGCGCTTGAGTTTGTCGGCCATCCGCAATGTACGGTCAATACGTTTGAACAGGCGTATGAGATTGTAAACACAGTTAACCGTGACAATGTCGGGCTTGTCCTTGACAGTTTTCACTTCCATGCAATGGGTTCAAATATTGAGAGCTTAAAGCAGGCGGACGGAAAGAAAATCTTCATCTATCATATTGATGATACAGAAGATTTCCCAATCGGCTTTTTAACAGATGAGGATCGTGTATGGCCGGGACAAGGGGCAATTGACTTAGATGCCCACTTATCAGCACTGAAGGAAATCGGCTTCTCTGATGTTGTTTCGGTTGAGCTCTTCCGGCCTGAATACTATAAGCTGACTGCTGAGGAAGCCATTCAAACAGCGAAAAAAACAACAGTGGATGTCGTATCAAAATACTTCAGCATGTAA
- the iolH gene encoding putative sugar-phosphate epimerase/isomerase (Evidence 3: Putative function from multiple computational evidences; PubMedId: 9887260, 11566986, 12112707, 23874669; Product type e: enzyme): MKLALDPSMYRDDLTLEEMVYKTAELGYEYIELSPREDFCPFYKYPKVDSAKIKQLKRLLRDTGVKLSSLLPLYHWAGPDEDRRQAAVRNWKRAIEIAVELEVDLMNSEFSGSKYDPLTSEEKFIKSMDELLPVFEKEGIKLNLQAHPYDFIETHKGAMDMIRALDKDWINLVYSTAHTFFYDDGKGDIETMFDEAGDRLTHVLFADTYNHKAAHGLRYIVNPPDAKVTVHQHLDIGQGEVDFDTIFRKLREMKFDGIATNAVFAWVDERADESSRFMLKKMKEELGLA, translated from the coding sequence ATGAAGTTAGCATTGGATCCATCCATGTATCGTGATGATTTAACTTTAGAGGAAATGGTCTATAAAACGGCAGAGCTCGGCTATGAATATATCGAATTATCGCCGCGCGAGGATTTTTGCCCGTTTTATAAATATCCGAAAGTCGATTCAGCAAAGATCAAACAATTAAAGCGCCTTTTAAGAGATACAGGTGTTAAGCTTTCATCGCTTCTTCCTCTTTACCACTGGGCGGGACCCGATGAAGACCGCCGCCAGGCAGCAGTGCGCAACTGGAAACGGGCAATCGAAATTGCGGTTGAACTTGAAGTGGATTTGATGAACAGCGAATTCAGCGGTTCAAAATATGATCCTTTAACAAGTGAAGAAAAATTTATCAAATCCATGGATGAGCTTCTGCCAGTCTTTGAAAAAGAAGGCATTAAACTCAATCTTCAAGCCCATCCATATGATTTTATCGAAACGCACAAAGGTGCGATGGATATGATCCGCGCGCTTGACAAGGATTGGATCAATCTTGTCTACTCGACTGCGCATACGTTCTTCTATGATGACGGCAAAGGCGACATCGAGACCATGTTTGACGAAGCCGGCGACCGCCTCACACATGTTTTATTTGCAGATACCTATAATCATAAAGCGGCTCATGGCCTTCGCTACATCGTCAATCCGCCTGACGCGAAAGTAACGGTTCACCAGCATTTGGACATTGGCCAAGGCGAGGTTGATTTTGATACGATTTTCAGAAAACTGAGAGAGATGAAGTTCGACGGAATTGCGACGAATGCCGTATTTGCTTGGGTCGATGAAAGAGCGGATGAATCAAGCCGATTTATGCTTAAGAAAATGAAAGAAGAATTAGGTCTGGCATAA
- the iolG gene encoding myo-inositol 2-dehydrogenase/D-chiro-inositol 3-dehydrogenase (Evidence 1a: Function from experimental evidences in the studied strain; PubMedId: 112095, 11274120, 15678175, 9226270, 16461681, 18310071, 22720735, 25482235, 28431560; Product type e: enzyme): MSLRIGVIGTGAIGKEHINRITNKLSGAEIVAVTDVNQEAAQKVVEQYQLNATVYPNDDSLLADENVDAVLVTSWGPAHESSVLKAIKAQKYVFCEKPLATTAEGCMRIVEEEIKVGKRLVQVGFMRRYDSGYVQLKEALDNHVIGEPLMIHCAHRNPTVGDNYTTDMAVVDTLVHEIDVLHWLVNDDYESVQVIYPKKSKNALPHLKDPQIVVIETKGGIVINAEIYVNCKYGYDIQCEIVGEDGIIKLPEPSSISLRKEGRFSTDILMDWQRRFVAAYDVEIQDFIDSIQKKGEVSGPTAWDGYIAAVTTDACVKAQESGQKEKVELKEKPEFYQSFTTVQN, translated from the coding sequence ATGAGTTTACGTATTGGCGTAATTGGAACTGGAGCAATCGGAAAAGAACATATTAACCGTATCACGAACAAGCTGTCAGGCGCGGAAATTGTAGCTGTAACGGATGTTAATCAAGAAGCTGCACAAAAGGTCGTTGAGCAATACCAATTAAACGCGACGGTTTATCCGAATGATGACAGCTTGCTTGCAGACGAAAATGTAGACGCTGTTTTAGTGACAAGCTGGGGGCCTGCGCATGAGTCAAGCGTGCTGAAAGCGATTAAAGCCCAGAAATATGTGTTCTGTGAAAAACCGCTCGCGACAACGGCTGAAGGATGCATGCGCATTGTCGAAGAAGAAATCAAAGTGGGCAAACGCCTTGTTCAAGTCGGCTTCATGCGCCGTTATGACAGCGGTTACGTACAGCTGAAAGAAGCGCTCGATAATCATGTCATCGGCGAGCCTCTTATGATTCACTGCGCGCACCGCAACCCGACTGTAGGAGATAACTATACAACGGATATGGCTGTAGTCGACACGCTTGTTCATGAAATTGACGTGCTCCACTGGCTCGTCAATGATGACTACGAGTCCGTTCAAGTCATCTATCCGAAAAAATCAAAAAACGCGCTTCCACATTTAAAAGATCCGCAAATCGTCGTGATTGAAACAAAAGGCGGTATCGTCATCAATGCTGAAATCTATGTGAACTGTAAATACGGCTATGACATTCAATGTGAAATCGTCGGAGAAGACGGCATCATCAAGCTTCCCGAGCCATCAAGCATCAGCTTGAGAAAAGAAGGCAGATTCAGCACTGATATTTTGATGGATTGGCAGAGACGCTTTGTCGCTGCGTATGATGTGGAAATCCAAGACTTTATTGATTCGATTCAAAAGAAAGGCGAGGTCAGCGGACCGACGGCATGGGACGGCTATATTGCTGCTGTCACGACTGACGCGTGTGTAAAAGCCCAGGAATCTGGACAAAAAGAAAAGGTTGAATTGAAGGAAAAACCGGAATTCTATCAATCTTTTACAACAGTTCAAAACTAA
- the iolF gene encoding inositol transport protein (Evidence 1a: Function from experimental evidences in the studied strain; PubMedId: 11807058, 15849754, 16850406, 22720735; Product type t: transporter), with the protein MGNTNGDSAFNKRTIAAALANYIDAGSIVAGSAGLSLWVSYLKLSDTQIGLLGALSANAISAAVGALLGGFLADKVGRKAVYTNSMLVYALGICLVLFGVNFPMLLSGYIIIGLSVGADITASWTIIAENAPKKNRARHCGVAQVAWAAGAVVVLLLSVLAGDLGLLGNKIVFAHLLVIALITYILRIRLPESDAWQTKNQPEEAQAEKPAVLNKTSYFDLLKPMYLKSILFLMGVYLVWNLAAGVMGFFMPYIYQQVGGVSANMANLLQMGLFIFTGLGVALIFMPFADKYRKTVFGIAAFMAVIGWTLFLLPVEGLPILLLFIVVIGINNGAGQQANYQLWASEIFPTQYRASAQGLMFFLVRISIGIWSLFVPMIITNFGIGTMAAILLGCVTASMIIGLLFAPNTSGKSLEQIQEELYGSPQSQVKKGTESKIM; encoded by the coding sequence ATGGGCAATACCAATGGAGATTCAGCCTTCAATAAACGGACAATCGCGGCAGCATTGGCCAACTATATTGATGCCGGTTCAATTGTGGCAGGCTCCGCCGGTTTATCATTATGGGTCAGTTACCTTAAGCTATCCGATACGCAAATCGGGCTGCTCGGCGCGTTGAGCGCAAATGCGATTTCTGCCGCTGTCGGCGCGCTGCTTGGCGGGTTTCTGGCTGATAAAGTCGGACGGAAGGCTGTTTATACCAATAGTATGCTGGTTTATGCACTAGGGATTTGTTTGGTTTTGTTCGGGGTTAATTTCCCCATGTTGTTAAGCGGTTACATCATTATCGGTTTATCAGTAGGGGCTGACATAACCGCGTCATGGACCATTATTGCGGAAAATGCGCCAAAGAAGAATCGGGCCAGGCATTGCGGCGTAGCACAAGTCGCTTGGGCCGCGGGCGCTGTCGTTGTACTGCTCCTCTCCGTACTGGCCGGTGACTTGGGACTCTTGGGGAATAAAATCGTATTTGCCCATCTGCTTGTGATTGCGCTGATTACGTACATCCTGAGAATCAGGCTTCCGGAATCAGACGCCTGGCAGACAAAAAATCAGCCGGAGGAAGCTCAGGCAGAGAAGCCGGCTGTATTGAATAAGACATCGTATTTTGATTTGCTCAAGCCTATGTATCTAAAAAGCATCCTGTTTTTGATGGGTGTGTACTTGGTTTGGAACCTAGCCGCCGGGGTCATGGGCTTCTTTATGCCATACATTTATCAGCAGGTCGGCGGTGTATCTGCCAACATGGCCAACCTTTTGCAAATGGGGCTGTTTATCTTCACAGGATTGGGGGTCGCCTTGATCTTCATGCCCTTTGCCGACAAATATAGAAAAACCGTATTTGGAATCGCCGCTTTCATGGCGGTGATCGGGTGGACACTGTTTCTGCTGCCAGTTGAAGGCCTGCCGATTCTGCTCCTGTTTATTGTCGTGATCGGCATCAATAACGGAGCCGGGCAGCAAGCGAACTATCAGTTATGGGCCAGCGAAATCTTTCCTACGCAATATCGTGCTTCCGCACAAGGACTGATGTTTTTCCTTGTCCGTATTTCAATAGGGATTTGGAGTCTGTTTGTCCCAATGATTATCACCAATTTCGGCATTGGAACGATGGCTGCAATTCTTCTCGGATGTGTGACGGCCAGTATGATCATCGGGCTGCTCTTTGCGCCGAATACGTCTGGCAAGTCGCTTGAACAAATTCAAGAGGAACTCTACGGGTCTCCTCAGAGCCAAGTAAAGAAAGGAACAGAAAGCAAAATCATGTAA
- the iolE gene encoding scyllo-inosose dehydratase (Evidence 1a: Function from experimental evidences in the studied strain; PubMedId: 9226270, 14993306, 22720735, 28693424; Product type e: enzyme), translating into MGKNEILWGIAPIGWRNDDMPEIGAGNTLQHLLSDIVVARFQGTEVGGFFPEPAILNKELKLRNLRIAGKWFSSFILRDGLGEAAKTFTLHCEYLQQVNADVAVVSEQTYSVQSLEKNVFTEKPHFTDDEWERLCEGLNHLGEIAAQHGLKLVYHHHLGTGVQTAEEVDRLMAGTDPAHVHLLYDTGHAYISDGDYMGMLEKHIGRIKHVHFKDARLNVMEQCRLEGQSFRQSFLKGMFTVPGDGCIDFREVYQLLLKHSYSGWIVIEAEQDPDVANPLEYALIARNYIDQQLLDLA; encoded by the coding sequence ATGGGCAAAAATGAAATCCTGTGGGGAATCGCTCCCATTGGGTGGCGGAATGATGACATGCCTGAAATTGGAGCGGGAAATACACTTCAGCATTTGTTAAGTGATATCGTTGTCGCACGTTTTCAAGGCACGGAGGTCGGGGGCTTTTTCCCCGAACCTGCCATCCTGAACAAAGAGCTGAAGCTTCGGAACTTACGCATTGCAGGAAAATGGTTCAGCAGTTTTATTTTGCGTGACGGACTTGGTGAAGCGGCAAAGACATTTACCCTGCATTGTGAGTATTTGCAGCAAGTAAACGCGGATGTCGCAGTTGTCTCTGAACAAACGTACAGCGTGCAAAGCTTGGAGAAAAATGTGTTCACAGAGAAGCCGCACTTTACGGATGATGAATGGGAGCGGCTTTGCGAAGGGCTGAATCACCTTGGCGAAATTGCCGCTCAGCATGGCTTGAAGCTTGTCTATCATCATCATCTCGGCACTGGTGTCCAAACAGCGGAAGAAGTGGACCGCCTGATGGCAGGAACAGACCCTGCGCATGTACACCTCCTCTATGATACAGGCCATGCGTATATTTCTGACGGCGATTACATGGGGATGCTTGAGAAGCATATCGGCCGCATTAAGCATGTGCACTTTAAGGATGCCCGCCTGAATGTCATGGAACAATGCAGGCTCGAAGGACAATCGTTCCGGCAATCATTTTTAAAAGGCATGTTTACGGTTCCCGGTGACGGCTGCATTGACTTTAGAGAAGTATATCAGCTGCTGTTGAAGCACAGTTATTCCGGATGGATTGTCATTGAAGCTGAACAAGACCCCGATGTTGCAAACCCGCTGGAGTATGCATTGATTGCGAGAAACTATATTGATCAGCAGTTGTTGGATCTGGCTTAA